One genomic window of Micropterus dolomieu isolate WLL.071019.BEF.003 ecotype Adirondacks linkage group LG14, ASM2129224v1, whole genome shotgun sequence includes the following:
- the rundc3ab gene encoding RUN domain-containing protein 3A isoform X1, with protein MEPGCMQSAMAMGDVSKKASARNVAVERKNLITVCRFSVKTLLEKYTAEPIDDSSEEFINFAAILEHILSHRFKGSGSWFDGQRSYWDYIRLACAKVPNSCISSIESMENISTSRAKGRAWIRVALMEKRLSEYIATALRDSRTTRRFYAEGAIVLREEATVLTGMLIGLGAIDFSFCLKGEALDGKSSAVIDYTPYLKFTQSYEYLSDDDDRQSVNSSTSDDSIPEHPYIPLVTDEESWSTKCRKMEQRFKIVNAQKGYLEELVRLRESQLKNTETENKRLKARLEELQSHSQQEKKDLEAIVLELQEQLTNLIPCDSNHLAKNLSIPLVNQWPTLQPYNNQEDVKLFRRRSFPSTELLSVEISLDSDSQRMEGKQNGGAWCTEKDYTPSMMGLCGSLASLPSCKSLASLKSSECLVNISTENSPALSPS; from the exons GTTTTCAGTAAAGACGCTGTTAGAGAAATACACAGCCGAGCCCATAGATGATTCATCTGAGGAGTTCATCAATTTCGCAGCCATTCTTGAACACATCCTTAGCCACCGTTTCAAAG GCTCCGGCAGTTGGTTTGATGGTCAGAGGAGTTACTGGGACTACATCCGTCTGGCCTGTGCTAAAGTACCCAACAGCTGCATCAGCAGCATCGAGAGCATGGAAAACATTAGCACCTCACGAGCCAAG GGTCGGGCCTGGATACGAGTAGCCCTGATGGAGAAGAGGTTGTCTGAATACATCGCCActgctctgagggacagcagaaCGACCAG GAGGTTCTATGCAGAAGGAGCCATCGTGTTAAGAGAGGAAGCCACGGTCCTAACAGGGATGCTCATTGGTCTTGGAGCCATAGACTTTAG TTTCTGTCTGAAAGGGGAGGCTTTGGATGGGAAATCTTCAGCTGTGATTGATTACACACCATACTTAAAATTCACACAAAG TTATGAATACctgagtgatgatgatgatcgaCAGAGTGTTAACAGCAGCACAAGTGATGACAGCATCCCCGAACACCCCTACATCCCCCTGGTCACTGACGAGGAGAGCTGGAGCACAAAGTGTCGCAAGATGGAGCAGAGGTTCAAGATCGTCAATGCTCAAAAG GGTTACCTGGAGGAGCTTGTGCGCCTGCGTGAGTCCCAGCTGaagaacacagaaacagagaacaaaaggcTGAAGGCCCGATTGGAGGAGCTACAGAGCCACAGCCAACAGGAGAAGAAGGACCTGGAGGCCATAGTCCTGGAGCTTCAGGAGCAGCT GACAAACTTGATACCATGCGACTCCAACCACCTGGCCAAAAACCTCTCCATCCCTTTGGTCAATCAGTGGCCGACGCTCCAGCCGTACAACAACCAAGAGGACGTCAAGCTGTTCCGCAG GAGGAGTTTCCCCAgcacagagctgctgtcagTGGAGATCAGCCTGGATTCAGACTCCCAGAGGATGGAGGGGAAACAGAATGGAGGAGCCTGGTGCACAG AAAAAGACTACACCCCCTCCATGATGGGCCTGTGTGGGTCCTTGGCATCCCTCCCGAGCTGCAAGTCTCTGGCTAGCCTCAAGTCCAGCGAGTGCCTGGTTAACATCAGCACAGAGAACAGTCCTGCCCTCTCTCCCAGCTAG
- the rundc3ab gene encoding RUN domain-containing protein 3A isoform X2 encodes MGREAATRFSVKTLLEKYTAEPIDDSSEEFINFAAILEHILSHRFKGSGSWFDGQRSYWDYIRLACAKVPNSCISSIESMENISTSRAKGRAWIRVALMEKRLSEYIATALRDSRTTRRFYAEGAIVLREEATVLTGMLIGLGAIDFSFCLKGEALDGKSSAVIDYTPYLKFTQSYEYLSDDDDRQSVNSSTSDDSIPEHPYIPLVTDEESWSTKCRKMEQRFKIVNAQKGYLEELVRLRESQLKNTETENKRLKARLEELQSHSQQEKKDLEAIVLELQEQLTNLIPCDSNHLAKNLSIPLVNQWPTLQPYNNQEDVKLFRRRSFPSTELLSVEISLDSDSQRMEGKQNGGAWCTEKDYTPSMMGLCGSLASLPSCKSLASLKSSECLVNISTENSPALSPS; translated from the exons GTTTTCAGTAAAGACGCTGTTAGAGAAATACACAGCCGAGCCCATAGATGATTCATCTGAGGAGTTCATCAATTTCGCAGCCATTCTTGAACACATCCTTAGCCACCGTTTCAAAG GCTCCGGCAGTTGGTTTGATGGTCAGAGGAGTTACTGGGACTACATCCGTCTGGCCTGTGCTAAAGTACCCAACAGCTGCATCAGCAGCATCGAGAGCATGGAAAACATTAGCACCTCACGAGCCAAG GGTCGGGCCTGGATACGAGTAGCCCTGATGGAGAAGAGGTTGTCTGAATACATCGCCActgctctgagggacagcagaaCGACCAG GAGGTTCTATGCAGAAGGAGCCATCGTGTTAAGAGAGGAAGCCACGGTCCTAACAGGGATGCTCATTGGTCTTGGAGCCATAGACTTTAG TTTCTGTCTGAAAGGGGAGGCTTTGGATGGGAAATCTTCAGCTGTGATTGATTACACACCATACTTAAAATTCACACAAAG TTATGAATACctgagtgatgatgatgatcgaCAGAGTGTTAACAGCAGCACAAGTGATGACAGCATCCCCGAACACCCCTACATCCCCCTGGTCACTGACGAGGAGAGCTGGAGCACAAAGTGTCGCAAGATGGAGCAGAGGTTCAAGATCGTCAATGCTCAAAAG GGTTACCTGGAGGAGCTTGTGCGCCTGCGTGAGTCCCAGCTGaagaacacagaaacagagaacaaaaggcTGAAGGCCCGATTGGAGGAGCTACAGAGCCACAGCCAACAGGAGAAGAAGGACCTGGAGGCCATAGTCCTGGAGCTTCAGGAGCAGCT GACAAACTTGATACCATGCGACTCCAACCACCTGGCCAAAAACCTCTCCATCCCTTTGGTCAATCAGTGGCCGACGCTCCAGCCGTACAACAACCAAGAGGACGTCAAGCTGTTCCGCAG GAGGAGTTTCCCCAgcacagagctgctgtcagTGGAGATCAGCCTGGATTCAGACTCCCAGAGGATGGAGGGGAAACAGAATGGAGGAGCCTGGTGCACAG AAAAAGACTACACCCCCTCCATGATGGGCCTGTGTGGGTCCTTGGCATCCCTCCCGAGCTGCAAGTCTCTGGCTAGCCTCAAGTCCAGCGAGTGCCTGGTTAACATCAGCACAGAGAACAGTCCTGCCCTCTCTCCCAGCTAG
- the LOC123983106 gene encoding protein FAM117A-like isoform X2, with amino-acid sequence MSGRSGVGQHRGATLGPQPLKATIPYQLASKPRAHRRDGKSAGKAKPHQLSSGMRRTMSLDAIIGPYLQGHWPKEPEGQSSLSRKDKSTQTPDSWSDKPQSRRSSSSHKRSASWGSAEHLREIAKLKQQLQQRAKPAVSGGHDKDRQRGYPQGCCSLGTTQTQPIPIPLAPLSTLVPRLRCSVEGLNQELEGMFICQPPLPQHRLLEVPDGHRAPVPPQSCSSGSQSDSATTPLSSSSSSPSSPCSPPSYISTSPPNSEDAPLDLHHGPNKSCCFQREPPEGCEKVRVWEEASTLHQLKPALISSCPDPNKVNFTPYGGSAFCPVSLLKPLLPSMDLLFRSLAISPAGGCSSQGTSSCQATSSGNRAAPPDPPATVVGESSEEGLAF; translated from the exons ATGTCTGGCCGAAGTGGAGTTGGACAGCACCGGGGAGCTACTTTGGGTCCACAGCCCCTCAAGGCTACTATCCCCTATCAGCTGGCCAGCAAGCCTCGAGCACACCGAAGGGATGGAAAGTCAG CTGGAAAGGCCAAACCACACCAGCTGAGCTCTGGCATGAGGCGGACAATGTCTCTTGACGCCATCATCGGGCCGTACCTGCAGGGACACTGGCCGAAAGAACCGGAGGGCCAGAGCAGCCTGTCTCGCAAGGACAAATCCACCCAG ACTCCAGACTCGTGGTCCGATAAACCCCAGAGCAGGAGAAGTAGCAGCAGCCACAAACGATCAGCGTCATGGGGCAGCGCTGAGCATCTGCGAGAG ATCGCTAAACTaaaacaacagctgcagcagcgtGCCAAACCTGCAGTCTCAGGGGGGCATGACAAAGACCGCCAGCGTGGCTATCCTCAGGGGTGCTGTAGCCTGGGAACTACTCAG ACTCAGCCAATTCCCATCCCCCTTGCTCCCCTGTCGACACTGGTCCCTCGACTGCGGTGCAGTGTGGAGGGCCTCAACCAGGAGCTAGAAGGCATGTTCATCTGCCAGCCGCCACTTCCTCAGCACAGG CTCCTTGAGGTTCCGGACGGCCACCGGGCTCCAGTCCCTCCGCAGAGCTGCAGCAGTGGATCTCAGAGTGACTCCGCCACCACACCCCTGTCCTCGTCTTCCTCTTCACCCTCCTCACCCTGCTCCCCTCCTTCCTACATCTCCACCTCCCCTCCCAACTCTGAAGATGCACCTCTGGATCTGCACCATG GGCCCAACAAAAGTTGCTGCTTCCAGAGAGAACCTCCAGAGGGCTGCGAGAAGGTCCGGGTCTGGGAGGAAGCCAG CACTCTACACCAACTCAAGCCAGCCCTCATCTCCTCCTGCCCAGACCCCAACAAGGTAAACTTCACCCCCTATGGGGGCTCAGCCTTCTGCCCCGTCAGCCTCCTCAAGCCTCTGCTCCCTTCCATGGACCTGCTGTTCCGCAGCCTCGCCATCTCTCCGGCAGGCGGTTGCTCAAGCCAGGGAACTAGCTCCTGCCAGGCAACGTCCTCTGGCAACCGGGCTGCTCCTCCAGATCCTCCCGCCACCGTCGTGGGAGAAAGCTCAGAGGAGGGCCTCGCTTTCTGA
- the LOC123983106 gene encoding protein FAM117A-like isoform X1, whose protein sequence is MSGRSGVGQHRGATLGPQPLKATIPYQLASKPRAHRRDGKSAGKAKPHQLSSGMRRTMSLDAIIGPYLQGHWPKEPEGQSSLSRKDKSTQTPDSWSDKPQSRRSSSSHKRSASWGSAEHLREIAKLKQQLQQRAKPAVSGGHDKDRQRGYPQGCCSLGTTQTQPIPIPLAPLSTLVPRLRCSVEGLNQELEGMFICQPPLPQHRLLEVPDGHRAPVPPQSCSSGSQSDSATTPLSSSSSSPSSPCSPPSYISTSPPNSEDAPLDLHHALIDGAEICLLSPFSTQNETDLSLPLLTSSSPGPNKSCCFQREPPEGCEKVRVWEEASTLHQLKPALISSCPDPNKVNFTPYGGSAFCPVSLLKPLLPSMDLLFRSLAISPAGGCSSQGTSSCQATSSGNRAAPPDPPATVVGESSEEGLAF, encoded by the exons ATGTCTGGCCGAAGTGGAGTTGGACAGCACCGGGGAGCTACTTTGGGTCCACAGCCCCTCAAGGCTACTATCCCCTATCAGCTGGCCAGCAAGCCTCGAGCACACCGAAGGGATGGAAAGTCAG CTGGAAAGGCCAAACCACACCAGCTGAGCTCTGGCATGAGGCGGACAATGTCTCTTGACGCCATCATCGGGCCGTACCTGCAGGGACACTGGCCGAAAGAACCGGAGGGCCAGAGCAGCCTGTCTCGCAAGGACAAATCCACCCAG ACTCCAGACTCGTGGTCCGATAAACCCCAGAGCAGGAGAAGTAGCAGCAGCCACAAACGATCAGCGTCATGGGGCAGCGCTGAGCATCTGCGAGAG ATCGCTAAACTaaaacaacagctgcagcagcgtGCCAAACCTGCAGTCTCAGGGGGGCATGACAAAGACCGCCAGCGTGGCTATCCTCAGGGGTGCTGTAGCCTGGGAACTACTCAG ACTCAGCCAATTCCCATCCCCCTTGCTCCCCTGTCGACACTGGTCCCTCGACTGCGGTGCAGTGTGGAGGGCCTCAACCAGGAGCTAGAAGGCATGTTCATCTGCCAGCCGCCACTTCCTCAGCACAGG CTCCTTGAGGTTCCGGACGGCCACCGGGCTCCAGTCCCTCCGCAGAGCTGCAGCAGTGGATCTCAGAGTGACTCCGCCACCACACCCCTGTCCTCGTCTTCCTCTTCACCCTCCTCACCCTGCTCCCCTCCTTCCTACATCTCCACCTCCCCTCCCAACTCTGAAGATGCACCTCTGGATCTGCACCATG ctttgatAGACGGTGCAGAGATCTGCCTCCTGTCTCCGTTTTCCACCCAGAATGAGACTgacctctccctccctctcctgaCTTCGTCCTCCCCAGGGCCCAACAAAAGTTGCTGCTTCCAGAGAGAACCTCCAGAGGGCTGCGAGAAGGTCCGGGTCTGGGAGGAAGCCAG CACTCTACACCAACTCAAGCCAGCCCTCATCTCCTCCTGCCCAGACCCCAACAAGGTAAACTTCACCCCCTATGGGGGCTCAGCCTTCTGCCCCGTCAGCCTCCTCAAGCCTCTGCTCCCTTCCATGGACCTGCTGTTCCGCAGCCTCGCCATCTCTCCGGCAGGCGGTTGCTCAAGCCAGGGAACTAGCTCCTGCCAGGCAACGTCCTCTGGCAACCGGGCTGCTCCTCCAGATCCTCCCGCCACCGTCGTGGGAGAAAGCTCAGAGGAGGGCCTCGCTTTCTGA
- the ndufa4b gene encoding cytochrome c oxidase subunit NDUFA4 — protein MSSMLGVVAKQLRSHPALIPLFVFIGGGATMSITYLARLALKNPDVSWDRKNNPEPWNKMEVNQQYKLFKVNMDYSKLKKDRPDF, from the exons ATGTCGTCCATGCTTGGGGTCGTCGCCAAACAGCTCAGGAGCCACCCGGCT CTCATCCCCCTCTTCGTCTTCATCGGTGGCGGGGCAACCATGAGCATCACGTACTTAGCTCGGCTGGCTCTGAAAAACCCTGATGTCTC ATGGGATCGCAAGAACAACCCCGAGCCCTGGAACAAGATGGAGGTCAACCAACAGTACAAG CTTTTCAAAGTTAACATGGACTACTCCAAGCTGAAGAAGGACAGGCCTGATTTCTAA